The following are encoded together in the Salmonella enterica subsp. enterica serovar Choleraesuis genome:
- the uxuR gene encoding GntR family transcriptional regulator, which yields MLRHLIAAKPYQPGERLPPERELAGQLDVTRTVVREALIMLEIEGRVEVRRGAGIYVTSMTDDTPVVSTDSAPACNNAGPFELLQARQLLESNIAEFAALQATREDILKMRQALALEEQELASDALDTSEDGDMQFHLAIVEATHNSVLVELFRQSWQWRENNPLWVQLHRNIDDTRYRREWLKDHKLILAALIKKDPRAARQAMWQHLENVKQRLLEFSDTDDLDFDGYLFNSWPLDVAVK from the coding sequence ATGTTGCGCCATCTGATAGCCGCAAAGCCTTATCAGCCGGGCGAGCGCCTGCCGCCTGAGCGCGAGCTTGCCGGGCAGCTGGACGTAACCCGCACCGTGGTGCGGGAGGCGCTGATTATGCTGGAGATTGAAGGCCGGGTTGAGGTGCGCCGCGGCGCTGGCATCTATGTCACCAGTATGACTGACGATACGCCGGTGGTTAGTACAGACTCTGCCCCCGCCTGCAACAACGCGGGACCGTTTGAATTGCTGCAGGCCCGCCAGCTGCTGGAGAGCAACATTGCCGAGTTCGCCGCTTTACAGGCAACGCGGGAAGATATTCTCAAGATGCGTCAGGCGCTGGCGCTGGAAGAACAGGAACTGGCCTCGGATGCGCTGGATACCAGCGAAGACGGCGATATGCAGTTCCATCTGGCGATTGTTGAAGCGACCCACAACAGCGTACTGGTGGAATTATTTCGCCAGTCCTGGCAGTGGCGCGAGAACAATCCGCTGTGGGTGCAGTTGCATCGCAATATTGACGATACCCGCTACCGCCGGGAGTGGCTTAAGGATCATAAGCTGATCCTCGCTGCGCTTATCAAGAAAGATCCCCGCGCCGCCCGCCAGGCCATGTGGCAGCACCTGGAAAATGTGAAACAGCGTCTGCTGGAGTTTTCCGATACTGACGATCTCGATTTTGACGGCTATCTGTTTAACTCCTGGCCGCTGGATGTTGCCGTAAAGTAA
- the uxaC gene encoding uronate isomerase, whose translation MMTFMSEDFLLSNETARRLYHGYAAEMPIYDYHCHLNPRDIADNRQFDNLTAIWLEGDHYKWRALRAAGVEEALITGSQRSDYDKYMAWAHTVPKVLGNPLYHWTHLELRRPFGITDTLFSPETAPAIWQRCNELLATPEFSARGIMRQMNVRMVGTTDDPCDDLAAHRQIALDASFDIEVAPSWRPDKAFKIELEGFPDYLERLAGVADVAIANIEDLRLALEKRLDHFAAHGCRAADHGIENLRFAPIPDDRVLNAILQKRLGGQSLSELEIAQFTTAIQVWLGAQYAQRGWVMQLHIGALRNNNTRMFQQLGPDSGFDSIGDAAIAGPLSRLLDSMDVDNLLPKTILYCLNPKDNEVLATMSGNFSAPGIAGKVQFGSGWWFNDQKDGMQRQLQQLAQMGLLSQFVGMLTDSRSFLSYTRHEYFRRILCNLIGGWAQAGEVPNDEVMLGSMVRDICFNNAQRFFTLTER comes from the coding sequence ATGATGACTTTCATGAGTGAAGATTTTTTACTCAGCAATGAGACCGCGCGCCGCTTGTACCACGGCTACGCTGCTGAAATGCCGATTTATGATTATCACTGCCATCTCAACCCGCGTGATATCGCAGATAACCGCCAGTTCGATAATCTGACGGCTATCTGGCTGGAGGGCGATCACTACAAATGGCGCGCCCTTCGGGCCGCAGGCGTGGAGGAAGCGTTAATCACCGGTAGCCAGCGCAGTGATTACGATAAATATATGGCCTGGGCGCATACCGTGCCAAAAGTGCTGGGTAATCCACTCTATCACTGGACTCATCTTGAGCTGCGCCGCCCGTTCGGCATCACCGATACGCTGTTTAGCCCTGAAACCGCTCCGGCCATCTGGCAGCGCTGTAACGAACTGCTGGCAACGCCGGAATTTTCGGCCCGCGGCATTATGCGTCAGATGAATGTGCGGATGGTGGGTACCACCGACGATCCGTGTGACGACCTGGCTGCACACCGGCAGATTGCTCTGGATGCCAGTTTTGATATCGAGGTAGCGCCAAGCTGGCGGCCTGATAAAGCATTTAAAATTGAGCTGGAGGGTTTCCCGGACTATCTGGAACGGCTGGCCGGAGTCGCCGACGTAGCGATCGCGAATATTGAAGATCTACGCCTGGCGCTGGAAAAACGGCTCGATCATTTCGCCGCCCACGGCTGCCGGGCTGCGGATCATGGTATCGAGAACCTGCGTTTTGCGCCGATCCCAGACGATCGGGTACTGAACGCCATTTTGCAGAAACGCCTCGGCGGGCAGTCGCTTTCCGAGCTGGAGATTGCCCAGTTCACCACTGCAATTCAGGTATGGCTGGGGGCGCAATATGCCCAGCGCGGCTGGGTGATGCAGCTGCATATTGGCGCGCTGCGTAACAACAATACCCGGATGTTCCAACAGCTGGGGCCAGACAGTGGCTTTGATTCCATTGGCGATGCGGCAATTGCCGGGCCACTGTCGCGTTTGCTGGACAGCATGGACGTGGACAACCTGCTGCCGAAAACCATTCTTTACTGCCTGAATCCGAAAGATAACGAAGTGCTGGCCACTATGAGCGGTAATTTCAGCGCGCCGGGGATTGCCGGAAAAGTACAGTTTGGTTCCGGCTGGTGGTTCAACGATCAGAAAGACGGTATGCAGCGCCAGCTTCAGCAGCTGGCGCAGATGGGGTTGCTGAGCCAGTTTGTCGGTATGCTGACTGATTCACGCAGCTTCCTCTCTTATACCCGCCATGAATACTTCCGGCGTATTTTGTGTAACCTGATTGGCGGCTGGGCGCAGGCTGGTGAGGTGCCTAACGATGAGGTGATGCTGGGTTCGATGGTTCGCGACATCTGTTTTAATAACGCCCAGCGTTTCTTTACTCTTACGGAGCGCTAA